The following proteins are encoded in a genomic region of Cryptomeria japonica chromosome 11, Sugi_1.0, whole genome shotgun sequence:
- the LOC131072097 gene encoding glucan endo-1,3-beta-glucosidase 13 isoform X1: protein MTMSTISRLGGREFRHTAFNMNSLLGFLFILALCSELGTGAEMPDTPIVTYSPPEGNTTFIDGTTWCIASSQANQQDLQEALDWACGPGLADCSAIQPGQPCYQADNLALVASYAFNTYYQTNGDSPIACNFGGTGVITSTNPSYGSCQFQSSGNTASDSSSPSLPYPGVYTWLMPGILVLDHLMIAIDRGISGR from the exons ATGACCATGTCGACCATTTCAAGGCTGGGTGGTCGAGAGTTCAGACACACAGCTTTTAACATGAATAGCTTGTTGGGATTCCTCTTCATTCTTGCTCTCTGTTCAG AGTTGGGAACAGGGGCGGAGATGCCTGATACTCCGATTGTCACTTATTCACCACCTGAAGGAAACACAACGTTCATTGATGGGACGACCTGGTGCATAGCCTCATCACAAGCCAACCAGCAGGACTTGCAGGAGGCTTTGGACTGGGCTTGTGGGCCTGGTCTTGCTGATTGCTCTGCTATTCAGCCAGGCCAACCTTGTTATCAGGCAGATAATCTGGCTTTGGTCGCTTCTTATGCTTTTAATACATACTATCAGACAAATGGAGATTCACCTATTGCCTGCAACTTTGGTGGGACAGGAGTCATCACTTCTACCAATCCAA GTTACGGGTCTTGTCAATTTCAATCTTCAGG GAACACTGCTAGTGATTCCTCCTCTCCATCACTACCATATCCAGGCGTTTATACATGGCTTATGCCAGGAATCTTAGTACTTGATCATTTAATGATAGCAATAGACAGGGGTATCTCTGGAAG GTAA
- the LOC131072097 gene encoding glucan endo-1,3-beta-glucosidase 13 isoform X2, with amino-acid sequence MTMSTISRLGGREFRHTAFNMNSLLGFLFILALCSELGTGAEMPDTPIVTYSPPEGNTTFIDGTTWCIASSQANQQDLQEALDWACGPGLADCSAIQPGQPCYQADNLALVASYAFNTYYQTNGDSPIACNFGGTGVITSTNPRTLLVIPPLHHYHIQAFIHGLCQES; translated from the exons ATGACCATGTCGACCATTTCAAGGCTGGGTGGTCGAGAGTTCAGACACACAGCTTTTAACATGAATAGCTTGTTGGGATTCCTCTTCATTCTTGCTCTCTGTTCAG AGTTGGGAACAGGGGCGGAGATGCCTGATACTCCGATTGTCACTTATTCACCACCTGAAGGAAACACAACGTTCATTGATGGGACGACCTGGTGCATAGCCTCATCACAAGCCAACCAGCAGGACTTGCAGGAGGCTTTGGACTGGGCTTGTGGGCCTGGTCTTGCTGATTGCTCTGCTATTCAGCCAGGCCAACCTTGTTATCAGGCAGATAATCTGGCTTTGGTCGCTTCTTATGCTTTTAATACATACTATCAGACAAATGGAGATTCACCTATTGCCTGCAACTTTGGTGGGACAGGAGTCATCACTTCTACCAATCCAA GAACACTGCTAGTGATTCCTCCTCTCCATCACTACCATATCCAGGCGTTTATACATGGCTTATGCCAGGAATCTTAG